In a genomic window of Amblyomma americanum isolate KBUSLIRL-KWMA chromosome 4, ASM5285725v1, whole genome shotgun sequence:
- the sty gene encoding sprouty signaling antagonist, giving the protein MAGSRELISLGQPRPGVARRQNEYVETPLRSKDEVVAAQPKKAGHEDSIICGRCGRCRCDACQAPRPLPSRWVCGDKVHCSAGALVDCCSCVCCAKGLFYHWAKDYDLDTDVSCADQPCSCAPHRRCARWACLGLLSLLLPCLCLYWPLRGCVKLCELGYAACARTGCRCEQRAEEAARTQGLLRR; this is encoded by the coding sequence ATGGCGGGATCGCGCGAGCTCATCTCGCTGGGGCAGCCGCGGCCGGGCGTAGCCCGGCGCCAGAACGAGTACGTCGAGACCCCGCTGAGGAGCAAGGATGAGGTGGTGGCGGCGCAGCCCAAAAAGGCCGGCCACGAGGACTCCATCATCTGCGGCCGATGCGGCCGCTGCCGCTGCGACGCCTGCCAGGCGCCGCGGCCGCTGCCCTCGCGTTGGGTGTGCGGCGATAAGGTGCACTGCTCGGCCGGCGCGCTCGTGGATTGCTGCTCGTGCGTGTGCTGCGCCAAGGGCCTCTTCTACCACTGGGCCAAGGACTACGACCTGGACACGGACGTGTCGTGCGCCGACCAGCCGTGCTCGTGCGCGCCGCACCGGCGCTGCGCGCGCTGGGCCTGCCTGGGACTCCTCAGCCTGCTGCTGCCCTGCCTGTGCCTCTACTGGCCGCTGCGCGGATGCGTCAAGCTCTGCGAGCTCGGCTACGCGGCCTGCGCGCGTACGGGCTGCCGTTGCGAGCAGCGCGCCGAGGAGGCCGCCAGGACGCAGGGCCTGTTGCGCCGCTAG